A single region of the Biomaibacter acetigenes genome encodes:
- a CDS encoding RidA family protein has product MNAERILKEKYGLELPEPPKPAGLYIPVYQVGQLVYVSGQTPTINGKLLFEGKLGRDLTVEQGQQAARYAVINCLALLKQHLGDLDRVKHFVQLLGFVRSDENFKDQPAVINGASAVLLDIFGEKGAHTRLALGTNELPGGAPVEVTFIAEV; this is encoded by the coding sequence ATGAATGCCGAAAGAATATTAAAAGAAAAGTACGGTCTGGAATTGCCGGAACCTCCGAAACCTGCGGGCCTTTATATACCGGTTTATCAGGTCGGCCAGCTGGTTTACGTTTCAGGGCAGACCCCCACCATAAACGGTAAACTTTTGTTTGAAGGGAAACTGGGGAGAGATTTGACGGTGGAGCAGGGTCAGCAGGCCGCACGGTATGCCGTGATAAACTGCCTTGCACTGTTAAAACAGCACCTTGGAGACCTGGATAGAGTAAAACATTTTGTCCAACTTTTGGGATTCGTCAGAAGCGATGAGAATTTCAAAGACCAACCGGCGGTCATAAATGGTGCCTCGGCAGTATTGCTGGACATTTTCGGAGAGAAAGGAGCCCATACGAGACTTGCGCTGGGGACCAATGAACTTCCGGGCGGCGCTCCTGTAGAAGTTACATTTATAGCAGAAGTATAA
- a CDS encoding aminotransferase class I/II-fold pyridoxal phosphate-dependent enzyme: protein MGKKPDMPLVRALRRYAKKRSTRFHMPGHKGGRGVLRDFRRLFKKNILNWDVTEIPGMDNLHEPQGVIKKAEEMLARLYGTDRSFFLVNGSTSGVLAMMGAALNPGDSVIISRASHRSVLSGLVLTGARPVYVMPEWHEELGVYTQITPEVLRKVIKENPGARAIVITNPTYQGFCPDLKEICEIARQNNMLVLVDEAHGPHLAFSPHLPPTAGDFDVDVWVQSPHKMLSSLTQSAWLHVKGERIDKERLSSYLGIVTSTSPSYILMASLDYARALMERRGRHLVEKALNMAGIARTFINMHTDFYCAGDELKGRAGISDIDLSRLMVNVSGAGFTGFEVENLLRRKFNIYAEYADLCNVYFLVTSGNNSKDIRNLIDALIDISKHKIKYKDYRYSSTGQGHTNIHELLVNLSTIMKKLPQKAMEPREAFISRGEWVPLKHAEGRIVKKALVPYPPGVPLLTPGEMVENEDIGVIKRLIEAGCSMQGIDNNNRIYVTVH from the coding sequence ATGGGCAAAAAGCCGGATATGCCTCTGGTGAGGGCATTAAGACGATATGCGAAGAAACGTTCAACCAGGTTTCACATGCCGGGTCACAAGGGCGGCAGGGGTGTTCTGCGGGATTTTAGAAGACTTTTTAAGAAAAACATTTTAAATTGGGATGTGACGGAAATCCCTGGCATGGATAATCTCCATGAGCCCCAGGGAGTCATCAAAAAGGCCGAAGAAATGCTGGCAAGACTTTACGGTACCGACAGGTCTTTTTTCCTGGTGAACGGCTCCACCTCCGGAGTGCTGGCCATGATGGGTGCAGCGCTCAATCCCGGTGACAGCGTGATCATATCCAGGGCCAGCCACCGCTCGGTGCTGTCGGGGCTGGTTTTGACCGGGGCAAGGCCGGTTTATGTGATGCCGGAGTGGCATGAGGAACTCGGGGTTTACACACAAATTACGCCCGAGGTTCTGCGAAAGGTTATAAAGGAAAACCCGGGAGCCAGGGCCATTGTAATTACAAATCCCACATATCAGGGGTTCTGTCCGGATTTAAAGGAGATATGTGAAATAGCCCGGCAGAATAATATGCTGGTTCTGGTGGATGAGGCTCACGGTCCGCACCTGGCTTTCAGCCCGCATTTGCCGCCAACTGCTGGGGATTTTGATGTAGATGTCTGGGTCCAGAGTCCCCATAAGATGCTGTCATCCCTTACCCAGAGCGCATGGCTTCATGTGAAAGGCGAAAGGATAGATAAAGAGAGGCTTTCCTCATATCTTGGCATTGTTACCAGCACCAGCCCTTCTTATATCCTCATGGCATCTCTGGATTACGCCAGGGCATTGATGGAAAGGCGCGGCAGGCATCTTGTAGAAAAGGCTTTAAACATGGCCGGCATAGCCAGGACTTTCATAAACATGCATACTGATTTTTATTGTGCCGGAGATGAACTAAAGGGCAGAGCGGGAATATCCGATATAGACCTTTCCCGCCTTATGGTGAATGTGTCGGGAGCGGGTTTCACCGGTTTTGAAGTGGAAAATTTGCTGAGGCGTAAATTTAACATATATGCAGAATATGCGGATTTATGCAATGTTTATTTTCTGGTGACCTCAGGGAACAACAGCAAAGACATCAGGAATTTGATAGATGCTTTAATAGATATATCAAAGCATAAAATAAAATATAAAGATTATAGGTATTCAAGCACCGGGCAAGGACATACAAATATCCATGAATTACTCGTCAACCTTTCCACCATCATGAAAAAACTTCCACAAAAGGCTATGGAACCCCGGGAAGCATTTATTTCCAGGGGTGAATGGGTGCCTCTAAAGCATGCCGAAGGGCGAATTGTGAAAAAAGCTCTGGTGCCTTATCCGCCGGGAGTACCTCTGCTTACACCTGGGGAAATGGTGGAAAATGAGGATATCGGTGTGATTAAAAGACTCATAGAAGCGGGTTGCTCAATGCAGGGAATTGATAACAATAATAGAATATATGTAACTGTTCATTAA
- a CDS encoding threonine synthase, which translates to MKAIYMKCVKCGNQQQLSQNYSCKQCGGILQIQYDYSNSEIRKKSERIGLLKYADYLPVNAEYFVTLGEGDTPLLKANHLGRWLGLKKLYLKDEGCNPTGSFKDRSVAVGISKTLEFGANTIIIASSGNGGASAAAYAAKAGLRAVVIVPADTPINKVNQAIMYGAQVIKVEGPYSNSYHVAKKAAENYGWVNLTTTFINPYIVEGNKTIAYEIVESLGWTVPNWIVVPVGDGPVLVGIWRGFMDLKAVGAISRLPKIAAVQAERCAPIVRAFENGKDTVDPWTMGAGTIASGIADTLDGYSEDGTLTLKCIRESEGYAVSLSEEEIWESVVTLARAEGVFAEPTGAVSVIGMRKMIAQGLMTSNETVVAIITGNGLKTPHLPPNYSHEPQVVKDADELNGLILERNCLPHAI; encoded by the coding sequence ATGAAAGCTATTTATATGAAATGTGTAAAATGCGGCAATCAGCAGCAGCTGAGTCAGAATTACAGCTGCAAACAGTGCGGAGGCATTTTACAGATCCAATACGATTACAGCAATTCCGAAATCAGAAAAAAAAGTGAAAGAATTGGGCTGCTAAAATATGCCGATTATCTTCCGGTTAACGCCGAGTATTTTGTCACTTTGGGAGAAGGCGATACGCCGCTATTGAAGGCGAATCACTTGGGCAGATGGCTTGGGCTGAAAAAGCTTTACCTAAAGGATGAAGGATGCAATCCCACCGGCTCCTTTAAAGACAGGTCCGTAGCCGTGGGTATATCCAAAACTCTGGAATTTGGAGCAAATACGATTATTATAGCTTCTTCGGGCAACGGAGGCGCTTCGGCTGCTGCCTATGCCGCAAAGGCCGGACTCAGAGCGGTGGTGATAGTTCCAGCCGACACCCCCATTAACAAGGTAAATCAAGCGATCATGTACGGGGCGCAGGTAATCAAGGTTGAAGGTCCCTACAGCAACTCGTACCATGTGGCGAAAAAAGCAGCGGAAAATTATGGCTGGGTAAATTTAACCACCACTTTTATAAACCCTTACATTGTCGAGGGAAATAAGACCATAGCTTACGAAATAGTTGAATCTTTGGGATGGACTGTTCCGAACTGGATAGTTGTTCCCGTAGGCGATGGCCCCGTACTTGTAGGCATATGGAGAGGGTTCATGGATTTAAAAGCCGTGGGTGCCATATCGAGGCTTCCAAAAATTGCAGCGGTTCAGGCCGAAAGATGCGCTCCCATAGTCAGGGCATTTGAAAATGGTAAAGATACTGTGGACCCCTGGACAATGGGTGCAGGCACTATCGCCTCCGGGATTGCCGACACTCTGGACGGATATAGTGAAGACGGGACATTGACATTAAAATGTATCAGGGAGTCTGAAGGATATGCCGTATCACTGAGCGAAGAGGAAATTTGGGAGTCTGTGGTTACCCTGGCAAGAGCGGAAGGTGTTTTTGCGGAGCCAACGGGAGCTGTTTCGGTGATAGGCATGAGGAAAATGATAGCCCAGGGCCTGATGACATCCAATGAAACTGTAGTAGCCATAATTACGGGCAATGGCTTAAAAACTCCTCATTTGCCTCCGAATTACAGCCATGAGCCTCAGGTGGTAAAAGACGCCGATGAACTCAATGGACTTATTCTGGAAAGGAACTGTCTTCCGCACGCAATATAA
- a CDS encoding YaaR family protein — protein MKVNLSPEFTLPRDIVPRSRGSAGTFDEHLRAMTEIHLRERLDGELAAIHEQGRRMARNMSLSDLKKYRDMVAGFLKLCIAGGLSCKEERFSSRYGRTKVLTIIKTVNQKLLAMAEALLSDNKDSLKVLALVDEIRGLLLDLYA, from the coding sequence ATGAAGGTAAATCTTTCGCCGGAATTTACCCTGCCCAGGGATATTGTACCCAGGTCCAGGGGCTCTGCCGGGACTTTTGATGAACACCTGCGGGCAATGACAGAAATCCATTTAAGGGAGCGGCTCGACGGGGAGCTGGCGGCCATACATGAACAGGGCAGGAGGATGGCCAGGAACATGAGCCTTTCGGATTTGAAAAAATACCGGGACATGGTGGCAGGTTTTTTGAAGCTCTGCATAGCCGGAGGCCTGAGCTGCAAAGAAGAGAGGTTTTCCTCGCGCTACGGCAGGACAAAGGTGCTAACCATTATAAAAACCGTTAACCAGAAGCTGCTGGCTATGGCTGAAGCCCTCCTTTCCGATAATAAGGATTCTCTTAAAGTCCTGGCCCTGGTGGATGAAATCCGAGGGCTTTTGCTGGACTTGTACGCATGA
- a CDS encoding zinc metallopeptidase, with translation MFPYFYWDSTMILLLPALILAFYAQAKVSSTFERYLRVPARNGLTGAEVAREILRLSGIHDVSVEIQGGRLSDYYDPRRKVLKLSSDVYNGRSLAAQGVAAHECGHAIQHDVGYAPLAIRNSIVPVASFGSQLAFPLFFLGLFLRGEFLMTLGILLFSAAVLFQLITLPVEYNASSRAVTVLEGHGFIDRDEARPVRKVLGAAALTYVAATLMAVMQLLRLLALAGIYRDDR, from the coding sequence ATGTTTCCGTATTTTTACTGGGATTCAACCATGATTTTGTTGCTGCCGGCCTTGATTCTGGCTTTTTATGCTCAGGCTAAAGTCAGTTCCACTTTTGAAAGGTATCTCCGGGTACCGGCCAGAAACGGCCTTACCGGTGCTGAGGTAGCCAGGGAGATCCTGAGGCTCAGCGGCATCCATGACGTTTCGGTAGAAATTCAGGGAGGAAGGCTTTCGGACTATTACGACCCCAGACGAAAAGTTCTAAAGCTTTCTTCCGATGTGTATAACGGCAGGTCCCTTGCGGCGCAGGGCGTAGCGGCCCACGAGTGCGGCCATGCCATCCAGCATGATGTGGGGTATGCGCCCCTGGCTATAAGAAACTCCATAGTGCCGGTAGCCAGTTTCGGCTCTCAGCTGGCATTCCCGCTGTTTTTCCTGGGGCTGTTTCTAAGAGGAGAATTCCTGATGACCCTGGGGATACTTCTTTTCAGCGCGGCGGTGCTGTTCCAGCTCATAACGCTGCCGGTGGAATACAATGCCAGCAGCAGAGCGGTGACAGTGCTGGAGGGCCACGGGTTCATAGACAGGGATGAAGCCAGGCCGGTGCGGAAGGTGCTGGGAGCTGCAGCCCTGACCTATGTAGCAGCGACCCTCATGGCAGTGATGCAGCTTTTAAGGCTGCTGGCCCTGGCCGGCATTTACCGGGATGATAGGTAA
- a CDS encoding cyclic-di-AMP receptor, with protein sequence MKMVMAVVQDSDAARLIEQLTENKFGVTKLASTGGFLKSGNTTLMIGVEEERLEELISLIEKVCRPRKQVVTPFPGGPGDAYVPYPIEVTVGGATVFVLNIERFEKI encoded by the coding sequence ATGAAGATGGTCATGGCGGTAGTCCAGGACAGCGATGCGGCCAGGCTGATAGAGCAGCTTACCGAAAACAAATTCGGTGTCACAAAGCTGGCCAGCACCGGAGGGTTTTTGAAGAGCGGCAACACCACGCTGATGATAGGGGTGGAGGAAGAGCGGCTGGAAGAGCTCATAAGCCTTATAGAAAAGGTGTGCCGCCCCAGAAAGCAGGTAGTGACTCCATTTCCCGGCGGTCCCGGAGATGCCTATGTGCCTTATCCTATAGAGGTGACCGTGGGAGGAGCCACAGTCTTTGTCCTGAACATCGAGAGGTTTGAAAAGATATGA
- a CDS encoding pyridoxal-phosphate-dependent aminotransferase family protein — protein sequence MQKKLLMIPGPCDVEEDVLQNMGKQVVCHYGHDWVKIYNDTRNLIKKLLNTSGEVFIVNGSGHLAVETMLLALAEEKDELAVVDNGFFAHRMIEILKTYNLSPKVLEIEWGKNICPEQVEKFLNTSRGIKTLAIVHSETSTGVLTPIKDIGGITRRKGVLLAVDAVSSAGIVPIDMDGWGVDMCATASQKGLGAPPGLAILAAGKEAMEYVRRRKKPVPGWYANLQVWDRFNTEQAGFQPYSITMAVNQIFALQKSLQNILDEGIRERYERHILLADMMRCGIEACGISIFSRQQLLTPVITVAEFPEDIDSGRFVDYLDKNFSILIANGLGPLRGRTVRIGHMGKNAAKRNIVPILIGLENFLKTNGKAVNRGIALDIFMK from the coding sequence ATGCAAAAAAAATTATTGATGATTCCTGGCCCGTGCGATGTAGAGGAAGATGTCTTGCAGAATATGGGCAAGCAGGTTGTTTGCCACTACGGGCACGATTGGGTTAAAATTTACAACGATACCCGCAATTTAATAAAAAAGTTGTTAAATACCTCGGGAGAGGTATTTATTGTTAACGGTTCGGGACATCTTGCGGTTGAAACAATGTTGCTGGCGCTCGCTGAAGAAAAAGATGAACTGGCTGTGGTTGACAACGGATTTTTTGCTCATAGAATGATCGAAATTTTAAAAACTTATAATCTTTCGCCCAAAGTTTTAGAAATAGAATGGGGAAAAAACATTTGTCCGGAGCAGGTAGAAAAATTCTTAAACACCAGCAGAGGGATAAAAACTCTAGCAATTGTCCACAGCGAAACCAGCACGGGCGTGCTGACTCCGATAAAAGATATTGGAGGGATCACCCGCCGGAAAGGAGTGCTACTTGCGGTCGATGCGGTATCTTCTGCCGGAATTGTACCGATAGATATGGACGGCTGGGGTGTTGATATGTGCGCCACGGCTTCGCAGAAAGGTCTGGGAGCTCCGCCGGGACTTGCAATCCTGGCTGCCGGCAAGGAGGCCATGGAATACGTAAGAAGGAGGAAAAAGCCCGTTCCCGGATGGTATGCCAATCTTCAAGTTTGGGATAGATTCAATACCGAACAGGCAGGATTTCAACCCTACAGCATAACCATGGCGGTAAACCAGATATTTGCCCTGCAAAAGAGCCTTCAAAACATTTTGGATGAAGGAATCCGGGAGAGATATGAAAGACATATTCTCCTGGCAGACATGATGAGATGCGGGATAGAAGCTTGCGGCATCAGTATTTTTTCAAGGCAACAGCTACTGACACCGGTAATAACGGTAGCGGAGTTTCCGGAGGATATTGATTCCGGCAGGTTTGTAGATTATCTGGATAAGAATTTCAGCATCCTGATTGCCAACGGCCTGGGGCCATTGAGAGGAAGAACTGTGCGCATAGGGCATATGGGAAAAAATGCTGCAAAAAGAAATATAGTGCCGATTCTTATCGGATTGGAGAACTTTTTAAAAACAAACGGCAAAGCTGTAAATCGAGGGATTGCACTGGACATATTTATGAAATAA
- a CDS encoding ATP-binding protein — protein MEKFLETLKAGFVSHAYIFLGPDERVEKQAKLLARTVNCENVELSPCGFCDNCRKILNGIHPDVMEISAEGASIKIDQVRNLIQSFAEKPLEASRKVYIIHEAHKMTPEAQNALLKTLEEPASQSTAVLLTDNLKLLLSTVISRCQVLDFSSASRMNPLCVETRQKIAGMVLEMAKNPEIDPGSMARQIAEFGEEPEQVLDFLSSLYRDILAVKTKSRVSAINADLSDVIYRCATHITEKSAVKALGSVFYQARAVKSRGNQNLIWYNLLIELQEVV, from the coding sequence TTGGAAAAATTTTTGGAGACGCTTAAGGCAGGATTTGTTTCCCATGCTTATATATTTCTGGGGCCTGACGAAAGAGTTGAAAAGCAGGCAAAACTCCTTGCCAGAACAGTGAATTGTGAAAATGTTGAGCTTTCTCCTTGCGGTTTTTGCGATAACTGCCGAAAGATATTAAACGGCATTCATCCGGATGTGATGGAAATTTCTGCCGAAGGGGCTTCCATAAAGATAGATCAGGTGAGGAATCTCATACAGAGTTTTGCCGAAAAACCCCTGGAGGCTTCAAGAAAGGTATATATAATCCATGAGGCCCATAAGATGACCCCTGAGGCTCAGAATGCCCTGCTTAAAACTCTCGAAGAACCCGCCTCGCAGAGTACGGCGGTGCTGCTGACCGACAACCTTAAGCTGCTGCTTTCCACCGTAATATCCAGGTGCCAGGTGCTGGACTTTAGCTCTGCATCCCGAATGAATCCCCTTTGTGTTGAAACCAGGCAAAAAATTGCCGGCATGGTGCTGGAGATGGCAAAAAATCCTGAGATAGATCCGGGAAGCATGGCGCGTCAAATTGCAGAATTCGGAGAAGAACCTGAACAAGTCCTGGATTTTTTATCGAGTTTGTATAGGGATATCCTGGCGGTAAAAACTAAAAGCAGGGTATCTGCAATCAATGCGGACCTTTCCGATGTTATATACCGGTGTGCGACACATATTACCGAAAAGTCCGCCGTAAAAGCCCTGGGCAGCGTTTTTTATCAAGCCAGGGCTGTAAAATCCAGAGGCAATCAGAATCTGATATGGTATAATCTGCTCATAGAGCTCCAGGAGGTGGTATAA
- a CDS encoding threonine ammonia-lyase, which yields MISISDIWEARRKITENVWRTRLVFSRSLSEKMGTMVYLKPENLQKTGSFKVRGAMNKILSIPEKERHRGVVAFSSGNHAQGVAFSAKLAGVSATIVMPEWAAKNKMAATRSYGARVVQYGKNSVEMESKARAIMESDNRLFVHPFDDEDIIAGQGTIGLEILEDLPDVDTIFIPIGGGGLISGISLAVKSIYPKIRIVGVQPSNSCSMLVSRKAGKINEIESCDTIADGLTAKRPGENTFSLCEKYVDDIITVNDDEIVETMCLLLERTKQLAEPSGVVGLAGIMSGRIGLGKKNVAVISGGNCNFSVLAECIMKREK from the coding sequence TTGATCAGCATTTCTGATATCTGGGAAGCCAGAAGAAAAATAACTGAAAACGTATGGAGAACAAGACTGGTTTTTTCTAGGAGTTTAAGCGAAAAAATGGGAACAATGGTGTACCTGAAGCCGGAAAATCTACAAAAGACCGGCTCTTTTAAAGTGAGAGGAGCAATGAACAAAATACTATCCATACCTGAAAAGGAGCGGCACAGGGGCGTAGTTGCGTTTTCCTCAGGGAATCACGCCCAGGGTGTCGCATTTTCAGCGAAACTTGCCGGTGTTTCAGCCACCATTGTCATGCCAGAATGGGCCGCCAAAAATAAAATGGCTGCCACCAGGTCTTACGGAGCAAGAGTTGTACAGTATGGGAAAAACTCTGTGGAGATGGAATCAAAAGCGCGAGCAATCATGGAAAGCGATAACAGATTGTTTGTTCACCCTTTCGATGATGAGGATATTATAGCAGGTCAGGGAACGATAGGATTGGAAATTTTAGAGGACCTGCCGGATGTGGATACGATTTTTATACCCATCGGAGGAGGAGGATTGATTTCTGGAATCAGCCTTGCAGTCAAGAGCATCTATCCAAAAATAAGGATTGTAGGCGTACAGCCTTCGAATTCGTGTTCGATGCTGGTCTCCAGGAAAGCCGGAAAAATAAACGAGATAGAAAGCTGCGATACCATAGCCGACGGCCTTACGGCCAAAAGACCTGGAGAAAACACCTTCAGCCTTTGCGAAAAATATGTGGATGACATAATCACAGTAAATGATGATGAAATAGTAGAGACCATGTGCCTTCTGCTGGAAAGGACGAAGCAGCTTGCTGAACCGTCAGGGGTTGTCGGCCTGGCAGGCATCATGAGCGGTAGGATCGGGCTTGGGAAAAAAAATGTTGCAGTTATATCGGGGGGAAACTGTAATTTTTCAGTTTTAGCGGAGTGCATTATGAAAAGAGAAAAATGA
- a CDS encoding M20 family metallopeptidase, whose translation MKMNTEGDTNGNMDDIMQKQINEWFDKEDRVLPILKELIRFRSVNPPGNEHSLAVFICEWLADRGFDVTVQRVEEGRSNIIANFGCSGHIGMILNGHLDVVPAAGEWRYPPFEATLENGKIYGRGTADMKGGIAAMMAAAEFISTFRLAGSKKLSLVFVCDEESGNKGMRRYVADRITADAAIIGEPTQLEIHTGHRGFMNIKITAYGISCHSSHPENGINAIYIMSDIIQNLKKYQEHLKSRKDKYLGNATISVGTIKGGIKVNIVPDECTIEMERRLLPGETREEIINELKTWINCSEEVIEIETLPELKASGSKPDSVLVRDLSLLIQKSFGKAPMVKAFPAGCEASFFTEELNIPAVIFGPGSLEQAHRSDEWVCEKQLRKAAKIYSGISLKYTK comes from the coding sequence ATGAAGATGAATACTGAAGGGGACACGAACGGTAATATGGATGATATTATGCAAAAACAGATAAATGAATGGTTTGATAAAGAGGATAGAGTTTTACCCATATTGAAGGAATTAATAAGATTCAGGAGCGTCAATCCACCGGGAAACGAACATTCCCTTGCGGTTTTCATATGTGAGTGGCTTGCAGACAGAGGTTTTGATGTAACCGTGCAGCGGGTGGAAGAGGGACGTTCCAACATTATAGCCAATTTTGGGTGCAGCGGTCACATCGGTATGATTCTTAACGGGCATCTCGACGTAGTCCCTGCTGCAGGCGAGTGGAGATATCCTCCCTTTGAAGCTACTTTGGAAAACGGTAAGATTTACGGTAGAGGTACTGCGGATATGAAAGGCGGAATAGCAGCGATGATGGCCGCTGCAGAGTTTATATCCACTTTTAGGCTGGCCGGAAGTAAAAAGCTTTCGCTTGTGTTTGTATGCGATGAAGAAAGCGGCAACAAAGGAATGCGCAGGTATGTGGCCGATAGAATAACAGCCGATGCGGCTATAATAGGTGAACCCACACAGTTGGAAATTCATACGGGACATAGAGGATTTATGAATATTAAAATAACTGCCTATGGAATTTCCTGTCACTCCAGCCATCCCGAAAACGGAATAAATGCCATATATATAATGTCAGACATCATCCAGAATCTTAAAAAGTATCAGGAGCATTTAAAAAGCAGGAAGGATAAATACCTGGGCAACGCCACAATTTCAGTAGGAACGATAAAAGGCGGTATAAAAGTTAATATAGTTCCGGACGAATGCACCATTGAAATGGAACGGAGGCTGTTGCCTGGGGAAACCAGGGAAGAAATAATCAATGAACTGAAAACCTGGATAAACTGCAGTGAAGAAGTCATAGAAATTGAAACCCTTCCCGAGCTTAAAGCATCGGGCTCTAAACCGGACAGTGTTCTGGTTCGGGATTTAAGCCTTCTAATTCAAAAGTCCTTTGGTAAGGCTCCGATGGTAAAGGCATTTCCAGCGGGATGTGAAGCATCATTTTTTACAGAGGAACTTAATATACCGGCGGTAATATTTGGCCCGGGGAGTCTGGAACAGGCTCACAGATCGGATGAGTGGGTATGTGAAAAACAGTTGAGAAAAGCTGCCAAAATTTATTCCGGGATTTCGTTAAAATACACCAAATAG
- the tmk gene encoding dTMP kinase: MKGKFITIEGPDGAGKTTQVKKIYEYLTSRGRKVLVTREPGGTALGEKLREVLLSLAGESPVPEAEALIYAASRAQLIKNVISPALLRGTYVLCDRFVDSSLAYQGWARGLGIEEILGINRWFIGELWPDLTILLDIDPEVSLKRLERARDRLEKETLEFHKRVREGFLKVREIFPERIVAVDASRSPEEVFDRISAYIRKML, translated from the coding sequence ATGAAGGGAAAATTCATAACCATTGAAGGCCCTGACGGAGCCGGCAAGACCACCCAGGTGAAAAAAATCTATGAATACCTGACTTCCAGAGGCAGGAAGGTGCTGGTGACCAGGGAGCCGGGAGGCACCGCCCTCGGGGAAAAGCTCAGAGAAGTGCTGCTTTCTCTGGCGGGAGAAAGCCCGGTACCCGAGGCCGAAGCCCTTATATATGCCGCATCCAGGGCTCAGCTCATAAAAAATGTCATATCGCCGGCTCTTTTACGAGGAACTTATGTCTTGTGTGACCGCTTTGTGGATTCCAGCCTGGCCTACCAGGGATGGGCCCGGGGTCTTGGCATTGAGGAGATACTGGGGATAAACCGGTGGTTTATAGGAGAATTGTGGCCGGACCTTACCATACTGTTGGATATAGACCCCGAAGTATCCCTCAAAAGGCTTGAGAGGGCAAGGGACCGCCTGGAAAAGGAAACTCTGGAATTTCACAAAAGAGTGCGGGAGGGCTTCTTAAAAGTGCGCGAGATATTCCCCGAAAGGATAGTGGCGGTAGATGCCTCCAGAAGCCCCGAGGAAGTCTTTGATAGAATATCCGCATATATCCGAAAGATGTTATGA
- a CDS encoding PSP1 domain-containing protein, giving the protein MVTVVGVRFKKAGKVYYFNPGALELAPGDRVIVETSRGIEYGEVVTNPKDVKEEDIISPLKDVIRKATPEDDARVEENRIKAREAEEIALKKIEKHGLDMKLVDVEYTFDNSKLIFYFTADGRVDFRELVKDLASVFRTRIELRQIGVRDEAKMLGGIGPCGRMVCCNTFLGDFDPVSIKMAKQQNLSLNPVKISGLCGRLMCCLKFESDSYDEVEEKFPDMGARVIAPGGEGMVVAVFKSKGTVKVQLDENNEVEEYPVEEVAVKES; this is encoded by the coding sequence ATGGTAACAGTAGTGGGAGTAAGATTTAAAAAGGCAGGGAAGGTGTATTATTTCAATCCGGGGGCTTTAGAGCTGGCACCGGGAGACAGGGTCATAGTAGAAACCAGCAGGGGTATAGAATACGGAGAGGTCGTGACGAATCCTAAGGATGTAAAGGAAGAGGATATAATCTCGCCTTTAAAGGATGTGATCCGCAAGGCCACACCGGAAGATGATGCGAGAGTGGAAGAAAACAGGATAAAGGCCAGAGAGGCCGAAGAAATAGCCCTCAAGAAAATAGAAAAACATGGCCTTGACATGAAACTGGTGGATGTGGAATACACCTTTGATAACAGCAAGCTTATTTTTTACTTCACCGCCGACGGACGGGTGGATTTCAGGGAACTGGTAAAAGATCTGGCATCGGTATTCAGGACCCGCATCGAACTCCGCCAGATAGGCGTGAGAGACGAGGCCAAGATGCTGGGCGGTATAGGTCCCTGCGGCAGGATGGTGTGCTGCAACACCTTTCTGGGGGATTTTGACCCCGTATCCATAAAAATGGCCAAACAGCAGAACCTTTCCCTGAACCCCGTTAAGATATCGGGGCTGTGCGGAAGATTGATGTGCTGCCTTAAGTTTGAGAGCGATTCCTATGATGAAGTGGAGGAAAAATTTCCGGATATGGGCGCCAGGGTGATTGCCCCCGGTGGCGAGGGAATGGTGGTGGCCGTGTTCAAATCCAAGGGCACGGTAAAAGTCCAGCTGGACGAGAACAATGAGGTGGAAGAGTATCCTGTAGAAGAGGTGGCGGTAAAGGAGTCTTGA